In Streptomyces chartreusis, the following proteins share a genomic window:
- a CDS encoding YciI family protein: MKYLVMVQGTQADYEAMQGKGSEGSVAWSQEDIQAMFAHMGAINDDLAESGEMIDAQGLVEPAKTRHVTLGDDGKSVITDGPYSETKELMAGYWVLDCASLERVTEIAERVLQCPQPAGAPVYPVVIRPIGEAPADID, from the coding sequence ATGAAGTACCTGGTCATGGTGCAGGGCACGCAGGCGGACTACGAAGCGATGCAGGGCAAGGGATCCGAGGGGTCCGTGGCCTGGAGCCAGGAGGACATCCAGGCGATGTTCGCCCATATGGGCGCCATCAACGACGACCTCGCCGAGAGCGGCGAGATGATCGACGCACAGGGACTGGTCGAGCCCGCGAAGACGCGGCACGTCACCCTGGGCGACGACGGCAAGTCGGTGATCACCGACGGACCGTACAGCGAGACCAAGGAGCTGATGGCCGGTTACTGGGTGCTGGACTGCGCGAGTCTGGAGCGGGTCACCGAGATCGCCGAGCGCGTCCTGCAGTGCCCCCAGCCCGCCGGGGCCCCCGTGTACCCGGTGGTGATCCGGCCCATCGGCGAGGCCCCGGCTGACATCGACTGA
- a CDS encoding dihydrofolate reductase family protein: MRKLTYFIACSIDGFIGDPGGDATSMYRFVDEEFLEFLKTDHPETVSTPGRRALGFDDLPNRRFDTVIQGRSSYDLALKEGVTSPYAHLRQYVASRTLTESPDPQVEIVADDVVGKVRELKAEDGELGIYLCGGSQLAGVLFDEIDELVIKTYPVVYGSGMPMFGSDFAVTEFVHEEVRAFGNGAVVRTYSRKR; encoded by the coding sequence TTGCGAAAGCTCACCTACTTCATCGCCTGCTCGATCGACGGCTTCATCGGGGACCCGGGCGGCGATGCCACATCGATGTACCGCTTCGTCGACGAGGAGTTCCTTGAGTTCCTCAAGACCGACCACCCGGAGACCGTGTCGACCCCCGGCCGGCGCGCCCTCGGCTTCGACGACCTGCCCAACCGGCGGTTCGACACGGTCATCCAGGGCCGCAGCAGCTACGACCTGGCCTTGAAGGAGGGCGTCACCAGCCCCTACGCCCATCTGCGCCAGTACGTCGCCTCGCGCACCCTGACCGAGTCGCCCGACCCGCAGGTCGAGATCGTCGCCGACGACGTGGTCGGCAAGGTCCGCGAGCTGAAGGCGGAGGACGGCGAGTTGGGCATCTACCTGTGCGGCGGCTCGCAGCTCGCCGGCGTGCTGTTCGACGAGATCGACGAACTCGTCATCAAGACCTACCCCGTCGTGTACGGCAGCGGCATGCCGATGTTCGGCTCGGACTTCGCCGTCACGGAGTTCGTCCACGAGGAGGTGCGCGCGTTCGGCAACGGCGCCGTGGTTCGTACGTACAGCAGGAAGCGCTGA
- a CDS encoding TetR/AcrR family transcriptional regulator → MAGNPERRAALVDAGVEVLARQGARGLTFRAVDAEAGVPVGTASNYFTGRDDLLRQIDTRLHVRLAPDPDVIAGLLARPKDRSLVTAFMHDLMARATRDRTGYLAMLEMRLEASRHPELRSSFTKSVRGDLDEAIEFHRGAGLPGGDEVVTVLYLAMLGLLLEHLTLPDVLEGVLPGVGVPDGLVERIAETIVPEK, encoded by the coding sequence ATGGCGGGCAATCCGGAACGCCGGGCCGCCCTCGTCGACGCGGGTGTCGAGGTGCTCGCTCGTCAGGGGGCGCGCGGGCTGACGTTCCGCGCGGTGGACGCCGAGGCGGGGGTGCCGGTCGGCACCGCCTCCAACTACTTCACCGGGCGCGACGACCTGCTCCGGCAGATCGACACCCGGCTGCATGTGAGGCTCGCGCCCGACCCGGACGTGATCGCCGGGCTGCTGGCCCGGCCCAAGGACCGCTCCCTGGTCACCGCCTTCATGCACGACCTGATGGCACGCGCGACCCGCGACCGCACGGGCTATCTGGCCATGCTGGAGATGCGCCTCGAGGCCTCCCGCCACCCCGAGCTGCGCTCCTCCTTCACCAAGTCGGTGCGCGGCGACCTCGACGAGGCCATCGAGTTCCATCGCGGCGCCGGGCTGCCCGGCGGCGACGAGGTCGTCACCGTCCTGTACCTCGCGATGCTCGGACTGCTCCTGGAGCATCTGACCCTGCCGGACGTGCTGGAGGGCGTACTGCCGGGAGTGGGCGTACCGGACGGGCTGGTGGAGCGGATCGCGGAGACGATCGTGCCGGAGAAGTAG
- a CDS encoding GNAT family N-acetyltransferase translates to MGVAIRSAGEEDRELVVRLLDAAFQDDPVSGWVFPGDEHRRTTHPRLMAAFTDIVLAHGRIDVTEDGTACALWMSVPAEAHGQDDEGPVQLREAVDPANERVEQIGRLTAAIHPEGEAHEYLWMIGTAPERQGEGLGTALITSVLDRCDQEGVAAYLEASSARSRHLYERLGFALKGSPLDLPDGPQMWPMWREPQG, encoded by the coding sequence ATGGGCGTCGCGATCCGGTCGGCGGGCGAGGAGGACCGGGAGCTGGTCGTACGGCTGCTGGACGCGGCCTTCCAGGACGACCCGGTCAGCGGCTGGGTGTTCCCGGGCGACGAGCACCGCCGCACCACGCACCCCAGGCTGATGGCGGCCTTCACCGACATCGTGCTCGCCCACGGCCGGATAGACGTCACCGAGGACGGCACGGCGTGCGCGCTGTGGATGTCCGTGCCCGCCGAGGCGCACGGGCAGGACGACGAAGGCCCGGTCCAGCTGCGTGAGGCCGTCGATCCGGCCAACGAGCGCGTCGAGCAGATAGGCCGGCTGACGGCCGCCATCCACCCGGAGGGCGAGGCCCACGAGTACCTGTGGATGATCGGCACCGCGCCCGAGCGGCAGGGCGAGGGGCTCGGCACCGCGCTCATCACGTCCGTCCTCGACCGCTGCGACCAGGAGGGCGTGGCCGCCTACCTGGAGGCGAGCAGCGCCCGCAGCAGGCACCTGTACGAGCGGCTCGGCTTCGCCCTCAAGGGCAGCCCCCTCGACCTCCCGGACGGCCCGCAGATGTGGCCGATGTGGCGCGAGCCGCAGGGCTGA
- a CDS encoding family 2 encapsulin nanocompartment cargo protein polyprenyl transferase, translating into MGEFMTETQQRPAGARPSTETLERRGPIATDGDGTPGLLDGPEAAVILERARAAVDPELRSAIESLPPSMRRIALYHFGWMQPDGSPAAGNAGKAIRPALVLTAAAALGGPGARAAAVPVAVAVELVHNFTLLHDDVMDQDATRRHRPTAWAVFGQADAILAGDALQALALRLLAEDPHPASAAAAARLADCVVELCAGQHADTALERRGPAEVGLEEVLAMAEAKTGALLGCACAVGGLYAGAAPEDVAALDAFGREAGLAFQLIDDVIGIWGDPSHTGKPAGADLAARKKSLPVVAALTSGGPAAAELAELYELPYDKEDLQRTALAVERAGGRDWAQAQAADRMARAMQELARAVPDPEDAGGLLALAEFVTRRSN; encoded by the coding sequence ATGGGTGAGTTCATGACGGAGACGCAGCAACGCCCCGCCGGGGCGCGGCCGTCCACCGAGACGCTCGAGAGGCGGGGGCCCATCGCGACCGACGGGGACGGCACACCGGGTCTGCTCGACGGTCCCGAGGCGGCGGTGATCCTGGAGCGGGCGCGGGCCGCGGTCGATCCCGAACTGCGCTCCGCCATCGAGTCGTTGCCGCCGTCCATGCGCCGGATCGCGCTCTACCACTTCGGCTGGATGCAACCGGACGGCAGCCCCGCGGCGGGCAACGCGGGCAAGGCGATCCGTCCCGCCCTCGTCCTCACGGCGGCCGCAGCGCTCGGCGGACCGGGTGCGCGGGCGGCGGCCGTGCCGGTGGCGGTCGCGGTGGAGCTGGTGCACAACTTCACGCTGCTGCACGACGACGTGATGGACCAGGACGCCACCCGCAGGCACCGGCCCACCGCCTGGGCCGTGTTCGGCCAGGCCGACGCCATCCTCGCCGGGGACGCCCTCCAGGCGCTGGCCCTGCGGCTGCTCGCCGAGGATCCGCACCCGGCGTCCGCCGCCGCGGCGGCCCGGCTCGCGGACTGTGTCGTCGAGCTGTGCGCCGGACAGCACGCCGACACGGCGCTGGAGCGGCGCGGCCCGGCCGAGGTGGGCCTCGAAGAGGTGCTCGCCATGGCCGAGGCCAAGACCGGTGCGCTGCTGGGGTGCGCCTGTGCCGTCGGCGGGCTGTACGCGGGCGCGGCACCGGAGGACGTGGCGGCGCTGGACGCGTTCGGCCGTGAGGCCGGGCTCGCCTTCCAGCTCATCGACGACGTGATCGGTATATGGGGCGACCCGAGCCACACCGGCAAGCCGGCCGGTGCGGATCTCGCCGCCCGCAAGAAATCCCTGCCGGTGGTCGCCGCGCTGACCTCCGGCGGTCCGGCCGCGGCGGAGCTCGCCGAGCTGTACGAGCTGCCGTACGACAAGGAGGACCTGCAGCGCACGGCGCTCGCCGTGGAGCGGGCGGGTGGCCGTGACTGGGCGCAGGCCCAGGCCGCCGACCGGATGGCCCGCGCCATGCAGGAGCTGGCCCGCGCGGTGCCGGACCCGGAGGACGCGGGAGGGCTGCTGGCCCTGGCCGAGTTCGTGACACGACGCAGCAACTGA
- a CDS encoding family 2B encapsulin nanocompartment shell protein has protein sequence MSVGEEVRTEQGKPQQSLGTAAARNLATTTKSAPQMQEISSRWLLRMLPWVNVQGGTYRVNRRLTYAVGDGRVTFVKTGDRVDVIPAELCELPALRAYEDEEVLSELAQRCQQREFTAGSVIASFGSQADEVLLLAHGRVEKLGTGPYGEDESLGVLADGAYLGDHALLDGDAIWEYSVRAVTACTVLVLPRQDVERVAERADSLREHLEQLRAIPEQRTNKYGEREIDLAAGHSGEPDIPHTFVDYEARPREYELSVAQTVLRIHSRVADLYNQPMNQTEQQLRLTVEALKERQEHELINNREFGLLNNCEYDQRLQPHDGVPSPDDMDELLCRRRGTKLFLAHPRAISAFGRELNKRGLVPETIEMAGNRIPTWRGVPIFPCNKIPVTDARTTSIIAMRTGESEQGVIGLQQSGIPDEIEPSLSCRFMGINEQAIIKYLVTAYYSAAVLVPDALGVLENVEIGRWR, from the coding sequence ATGTCGGTAGGCGAAGAGGTCCGCACTGAGCAGGGCAAGCCGCAGCAGAGTCTCGGCACGGCGGCCGCGCGGAACCTGGCCACCACCACCAAGTCCGCGCCGCAGATGCAGGAGATCAGTTCCCGCTGGCTGCTGCGCATGCTGCCCTGGGTGAACGTCCAGGGCGGCACGTACCGGGTGAACCGGCGTCTGACCTACGCAGTCGGCGACGGCCGCGTCACCTTCGTCAAGACCGGCGATCGCGTCGATGTCATCCCGGCCGAGCTGTGCGAACTGCCGGCGCTGCGGGCCTACGAGGACGAGGAGGTGCTCTCCGAGCTCGCCCAGCGCTGCCAGCAGCGGGAGTTCACGGCGGGTTCCGTGATCGCCTCGTTCGGCAGCCAGGCCGACGAGGTGCTCCTGCTCGCGCACGGCAGGGTGGAGAAGCTCGGCACCGGCCCCTACGGGGAGGACGAGTCCCTCGGAGTCCTCGCCGACGGCGCCTACCTCGGCGATCACGCACTCCTCGACGGCGACGCCATCTGGGAGTACTCCGTCCGCGCGGTCACCGCCTGCACGGTGCTGGTGCTGCCCCGCCAGGACGTCGAACGGGTCGCGGAGCGCGCCGACTCGCTGCGAGAGCACCTCGAACAGCTCCGGGCGATCCCGGAGCAGCGGACCAACAAGTACGGCGAGCGGGAGATCGACCTCGCGGCCGGCCACAGCGGCGAGCCCGACATCCCGCACACCTTCGTCGACTACGAGGCCAGGCCGCGTGAGTACGAACTGAGCGTCGCCCAGACCGTGCTGCGCATCCACTCGCGCGTGGCCGACCTCTACAACCAGCCGATGAACCAGACCGAGCAGCAGCTCCGGCTGACCGTGGAGGCCCTGAAGGAGCGCCAGGAGCACGAGCTCATCAACAACCGTGAGTTCGGGCTGCTCAACAACTGCGAGTACGACCAGCGGCTCCAGCCGCACGACGGTGTGCCCAGCCCCGACGACATGGACGAGCTGTTGTGCCGGCGCCGCGGCACCAAGCTGTTCCTCGCCCACCCGCGCGCGATCTCCGCCTTCGGGCGTGAGCTCAACAAGCGCGGACTGGTGCCCGAGACCATCGAGATGGCCGGCAACCGCATCCCCACCTGGCGCGGTGTGCCGATCTTCCCGTGCAACAAGATCCCGGTCACCGACGCCCGTACGACCTCGATCATCGCCATGCGCACGGGTGAGTCGGAGCAGGGCGTCATCGGCCTCCAGCAGTCCGGCATCCCGGACGAGATCGAGCCGAGCCTGTCGTGCCGCTTCATGGGCATCAACGAACAGGCCATCATCAAGTACCTGGTCACGGCGTACTACTCGGCCGCGGTCCTGGTACCGGACGCCCTCGGTGTGCTGGAGAACGTCGAGATCGGGCGCTGGCGGTGA
- a CDS encoding N-acetylmuramoyl-L-alanine amidase: MATPMSASRFLERLRTEGATVVEVGDWEHHNRNHVGPWGPVHGVMIHHTVTRGSAQTVELCRNGYEGLPGPLCHGVITKDGRVHLVGYGRANHAGLGDDDVLRAVIAETALPPDNEANTDGNRHFYGFECENLGDGDDPWPSVQLEAIERVSAAICRHHGWTERSVIGHLEWQPGKVDPRGFTMASMRARIGERLG, encoded by the coding sequence ATGGCCACACCCATGTCCGCGAGCAGGTTCCTGGAGAGACTTCGTACAGAGGGTGCGACCGTCGTCGAGGTCGGCGACTGGGAGCACCACAACCGCAATCACGTGGGCCCGTGGGGCCCCGTCCACGGCGTGATGATCCACCACACGGTGACCAGGGGCAGCGCACAGACGGTCGAGCTCTGCCGCAACGGCTACGAGGGGCTGCCGGGCCCCCTCTGCCACGGCGTCATCACCAAGGACGGCAGGGTCCACCTGGTCGGCTACGGCCGCGCCAACCACGCCGGTCTCGGCGACGACGACGTGCTGCGCGCGGTCATCGCCGAGACGGCCCTGCCGCCCGACAACGAGGCCAACACCGACGGCAACCGCCACTTCTACGGCTTCGAGTGCGAGAACCTGGGCGACGGGGACGACCCGTGGCCCTCGGTCCAGCTGGAGGCGATCGAGCGTGTCTCGGCGGCCATCTGCCGACATCACGGCTGGACGGAACGTTCGGTGATCGGCCATCTGGAATGGCAGCCCGGGAAGGTGGATCCGCGTGGGTTCACGATGGCCTCCATGCGCGCGCGGATCGGCGAGCGGCTGGGGTAG
- a CDS encoding 1-aminocyclopropane-1-carboxylate deaminase/D-cysteine desulfhydrase, giving the protein MPSPDTTPDLTTLRPRLPSPLQESEDERFTRRGLRLLLKRDDLIHPELIGNKWRKLAPNLEAAAGRTVLTFGGAYSNHLRATAAAGRLLGLPTVGVVRGQELADRPLNPSLARCVADGMRLHFIDRSTYRHKSDPSTLAAVLHAAGAQDAYVVPEGGSNTLAVRGCRALGEELRGQADVVAVACGTGGTLAGLAAGLDPGQRALGVPVLKGGFLEDDVRRLQAEAFGGPRGDWRLDDRFHFGGYARTTPELDAFARDFEQRHSVPVEGLYVAKLLYGLVALAEEGAFPRGTAIAAVVTGSPFPA; this is encoded by the coding sequence GTGCCCAGCCCCGACACCACGCCCGACCTCACCACCCTCCGCCCCCGGCTCCCCTCTCCCTTGCAGGAGTCGGAGGACGAGCGTTTCACCCGCCGCGGCCTGCGTCTGCTGCTCAAGCGGGACGACCTGATCCATCCGGAGCTGATCGGCAACAAGTGGCGCAAGCTCGCGCCGAACCTCGAAGCCGCCGCCGGCCGCACCGTCCTCACCTTCGGCGGCGCCTACTCCAACCATCTGCGCGCCACCGCCGCCGCGGGCCGCCTTCTGGGTCTGCCCACGGTCGGGGTGGTGCGCGGCCAGGAGCTGGCCGATCGCCCCCTCAATCCGTCACTGGCCCGGTGCGTGGCCGACGGCATGCGGCTGCACTTCATCGACAGATCGACCTACCGCCACAAGTCCGATCCGAGCACCCTGGCCGCCGTACTGCACGCGGCCGGCGCCCAGGACGCGTACGTCGTCCCGGAGGGCGGCAGCAACACCCTTGCGGTGCGGGGGTGCCGGGCGCTCGGCGAGGAGCTGCGCGGGCAGGCCGACGTGGTCGCGGTCGCCTGCGGCACCGGCGGGACACTGGCCGGCCTGGCCGCCGGCCTCGACCCCGGTCAGCGTGCCCTCGGCGTGCCCGTCCTCAAGGGCGGCTTCCTGGAGGACGACGTACGGCGCTTGCAGGCCGAGGCTTTCGGCGGGCCCCGGGGCGACTGGCGGCTGGACGACCGGTTCCACTTCGGCGGTTACGCCCGTACGACTCCCGAACTGGACGCCTTCGCGCGGGACTTCGAACAGCGGCATTCGGTACCCGTCGAGGGTCTCTATGTCGCCAAGTTGCTGTATGGACTCGTCGCGCTCGCCGAGGAGGGCGCCTTCCCGCGCGGGACGGCGATCGCGGCGGTCGTGACCGGATCGCCGTTCCCCGCGTGA
- a CDS encoding Na+/H+ antiporter encodes MDVMPLLLLVAGSAAVAAAARRSPVPAPLLLVAAGLAVSYVPGVPEYTLDPHIVLPLVLPPLLHSAATDSSYLDLRAQLRPVMLLSVGYVLFATFAVGWVVYLVIPELPLTAALVLGAVVAPPDAVAATAVARRVGLPSRITTILQGESLVNDATAITAYRVALAAAVGEGATWAGGIGEFLLAAFGGIGVGLVLMVPIHWLRTHVKEALLQNTLSLLIPFVAYAAAEQVHASGVLAVVVVALYLGHRAWEVDFATRLQEEAVWKMVAFVLESAVFALIGLQLPVVLKGLGEYEGTRAAWYATAVFLVVVVSRFVWVYPATFLPRMMSARIREREANPTWRGAFVIAWAGMRGVVSLAIAFSIPLTVHGGEEFPERNLILFLTFTTVIGTLVVQGVTLPPLIRMLKLPGRDSQAETLAEANAQAQASRIAEQRLEELLSDERNALPEPLADRLRAVLERRRNSVWERLGQANPVTGESVDDTYRRLSRDVIGAERAVFVRLRDGRYIDDEMLRTMLRRLDLEEAAAYREAE; translated from the coding sequence ATGGATGTGATGCCGCTGCTGTTGCTGGTGGCGGGGAGTGCCGCCGTGGCCGCGGCCGCTCGGCGCTCGCCGGTGCCGGCGCCGCTGCTGCTGGTCGCGGCCGGGCTGGCCGTGTCGTACGTGCCGGGGGTGCCCGAGTACACCCTCGACCCGCACATCGTGCTGCCGCTGGTGCTGCCGCCGCTGCTGCACAGCGCCGCGACGGACAGCTCGTATCTCGATCTGCGGGCGCAGTTGCGGCCCGTGATGCTGCTGTCGGTCGGATACGTGCTCTTCGCGACCTTCGCCGTCGGCTGGGTCGTCTATCTCGTCATCCCGGAGCTGCCGCTGACCGCGGCACTGGTGCTGGGCGCGGTGGTGGCGCCGCCGGACGCGGTCGCCGCGACCGCGGTCGCCCGCCGTGTGGGGCTGCCGTCCCGGATCACGACGATCCTCCAGGGCGAGTCCCTGGTGAACGACGCCACCGCGATCACCGCCTACCGGGTGGCCCTCGCGGCCGCCGTCGGCGAGGGCGCCACCTGGGCCGGCGGCATCGGGGAGTTCCTGCTCGCGGCGTTCGGCGGCATCGGCGTGGGGCTCGTGCTGATGGTGCCGATCCACTGGCTGCGCACCCATGTGAAGGAGGCGCTGCTGCAGAACACGCTCTCGCTGCTGATCCCGTTCGTCGCGTACGCCGCGGCCGAGCAGGTGCACGCCTCCGGAGTGCTGGCAGTCGTGGTCGTCGCGCTCTACCTGGGGCACCGCGCGTGGGAGGTCGACTTCGCCACGCGGCTCCAGGAGGAGGCGGTGTGGAAGATGGTCGCCTTCGTACTGGAGTCGGCCGTGTTCGCGCTGATCGGGTTGCAGCTGCCGGTGGTCCTCAAGGGCCTCGGCGAGTACGAGGGCACCCGTGCCGCCTGGTACGCGACCGCCGTCTTCCTCGTGGTCGTCGTCTCGCGGTTCGTGTGGGTGTATCCGGCGACGTTCCTGCCGCGCATGATGTCGGCGCGGATCCGGGAGCGTGAGGCGAATCCGACGTGGCGGGGCGCGTTCGTCATCGCCTGGGCCGGCATGCGAGGGGTCGTGTCGCTGGCGATCGCCTTCTCGATCCCGCTCACCGTGCACGGCGGCGAGGAGTTCCCCGAGCGCAACCTCATCCTGTTCCTGACCTTCACGACCGTCATCGGCACCCTGGTGGTCCAGGGCGTGACGCTGCCCCCGCTGATCCGCATGCTGAAGCTGCCGGGCCGCGACTCGCAGGCCGAGACCCTCGCCGAGGCGAACGCCCAGGCGCAGGCGTCCCGTATCGCCGAACAGCGTCTGGAGGAACTCCTCTCCGACGAGCGCAACGCCCTGCCCGAGCCCCTGGCCGACCGGCTGCGAGCCGTCCTGGAGCGCCGCCGCAACTCCGTCTGGGAACGCCTCGGCCAGGCCAACCCCGTCACCGGCGAGTCCGTCGACGACACCTACCGCAGGCTGTCCCGCGACGTGATCGGCGCCGAGCGCGCGGTCTTCGTGAGGCTGCGCGACGGTCGATACATCGACGACGAGATGCTGCGCACGATGCTGCGCAGGCTGGACCTGGAGGAGGCGGCGGCCTACCGGGAGGCCGAGTGA
- a CDS encoding UBP-type zinc finger domain-containing protein has protein sequence MKQCTHADALPHPEPGPLGETCPECLAEGWHPVQLRLCLTCGHVGCCDSSPGRHATEHHKESGHPIMRTFEPGEEWRWCFVDHVLV, from the coding sequence ATGAAACAGTGCACGCACGCCGACGCGCTGCCGCACCCGGAACCAGGTCCGCTCGGCGAGACCTGTCCCGAGTGCCTGGCGGAGGGCTGGCACCCGGTGCAGCTGCGGCTGTGCCTCACCTGCGGTCACGTCGGCTGCTGCGACTCCTCGCCGGGCCGGCACGCCACGGAGCACCACAAGGAGTCCGGGCACCCGATCATGCGGACCTTCGAGCCCGGCGAGGAATGGCGCTGGTGCTTTGTCGACCACGTACTGGTGTGA
- a CDS encoding anti-sigma regulatory factor: MSQIAGEPATQDFVEVRLPAAGAYLSVLRTATAGLAARLDFTLDEIEDLRIAVDEACAILLQQAVPGSVLSCVFRLVDDSLEVTVSAPTTDGHAPARDTFAWTVLSALAGKVSSAVDEDKTVSISLYKQRGAGPGPA; this comes from the coding sequence GTGTCCCAGATCGCAGGCGAGCCCGCGACCCAGGACTTCGTGGAAGTCCGGCTGCCGGCCGCGGGTGCCTACCTGTCGGTGCTGCGTACGGCGACCGCCGGCCTCGCCGCCCGTTTGGACTTCACCCTCGACGAGATCGAGGACCTGCGGATCGCGGTGGACGAGGCCTGCGCGATCCTGCTCCAGCAGGCCGTGCCCGGCTCCGTGCTCAGTTGCGTCTTCCGGCTCGTCGACGACTCGCTCGAAGTCACCGTCTCGGCCCCGACCACGGACGGCCACGCCCCCGCCAGGGACACCTTCGCCTGGACCGTGCTGTCGGCCCTCGCGGGCAAGGTCTCCTCCGCCGTGGACGAGGACAAAACCGTTTCGATCAGCCTCTACAAACAGCGCGGCGCGGGACCCGGGCCGGCGTGA
- a CDS encoding RNA polymerase sigma factor SigF, with protein MRDEERGTRELPDTPPSSGGTGSAGAGPDGPSVSRRMADGIDGIPEQARPHPEDDSVVTGLQGGPGDDGAVQGAPLGGRIGVSPVPGGPPARPKSRVRTEARARERATGGTMSEHQRDADHEATAARSAQATQHDPQDRSGARALFVELRKLQDGSPEYAELRNRLVRMHLPLVEHLARRFRNRGEPLDDLTQVATIGLIKSVDRFDPDRGVEFSTYATPTVVGEIKRHFRDKGWAVRVPRRLQELRLALTTATAELSQQHGRSPTVHELAEKLAISEEEVLEGLESANAYSTLSLDVPDTDDESPAVADTLGAEDEALEGVEYRESLKPLLEDLPPREKRILLLRFFGNMTQSQIAQEVGISQMHVSRLLARTLAQLREKLLVEE; from the coding sequence GTGCGGGACGAAGAGCGCGGCACACGAGAGCTGCCGGACACTCCCCCCAGCTCGGGCGGGACCGGGAGTGCGGGAGCGGGCCCTGACGGCCCGAGCGTCTCCCGACGCATGGCGGACGGCATCGACGGCATCCCCGAGCAGGCCCGGCCGCACCCGGAGGACGACTCCGTGGTGACCGGCCTCCAGGGCGGCCCGGGGGACGACGGTGCTGTGCAGGGCGCGCCTCTGGGCGGGCGAATCGGGGTCTCCCCAGTCCCCGGGGGTCCTCCCGCTCGACCGAAGTCGAGAGTGAGGACGGAGGCGAGGGCTCGGGAGAGGGCGACGGGCGGGACGATGAGCGAGCACCAGCGAGACGCCGACCACGAGGCGACGGCCGCGCGCAGCGCGCAGGCCACGCAGCACGACCCACAGGACCGCAGCGGGGCTCGCGCCCTGTTCGTCGAGCTGCGCAAGCTGCAGGACGGCAGCCCGGAGTACGCGGAGCTGCGCAACCGGCTGGTCCGTATGCACCTGCCGCTCGTCGAGCACCTCGCACGCCGCTTCCGCAACCGCGGTGAGCCGCTGGACGACCTGACCCAGGTCGCCACCATCGGTCTGATCAAGTCGGTCGACCGCTTCGACCCGGACCGCGGCGTCGAGTTCTCGACCTACGCGACCCCGACGGTCGTCGGTGAGATCAAGCGCCACTTCCGCGACAAGGGCTGGGCGGTGCGCGTCCCGCGGCGCCTCCAGGAGCTGCGCCTCGCGCTCACCACGGCCACCGCCGAACTGTCCCAGCAGCACGGCCGCTCCCCGACCGTCCACGAACTCGCCGAGAAGCTGGCGATCTCGGAGGAGGAGGTCCTGGAGGGCCTGGAGTCCGCGAACGCGTACTCCACGCTGTCCCTGGACGTCCCCGACACCGACGACGAGTCCCCGGCGGTCGCGGACACCCTGGGCGCGGAGGACGAGGCGCTGGAGGGCGTCGAGTACCGCGAGTCCCTCAAGCCACTCCTTGAGGACCTCCCGCCGCGCGAGAAGCGGATCCTGCTGCTGCGCTTCTTCGGCAACATGACCCAGTCGCAGATCGCGCAGGAGGTCGGCATCTCCCAGATGCACGTCTCCCGCCTGCTGGCCCGCACTCTGGCCCAGCTGCGGGAGAAGCTGCTGGTGGAGGAGTAG